The following proteins are encoded in a genomic region of Phragmites australis chromosome 9, lpPhrAust1.1, whole genome shotgun sequence:
- the LOC133929529 gene encoding probable cytokinin riboside 5'-monophosphate phosphoribohydrolase LOGL8, giving the protein MTPTTALALALEAPPPAMIIEDAAPTEESSSGGGGGGDGAPERRSRFRRICVYCGSAKGKKASYQDAAVDLGNQLVERGIDLVYGGGSIGLMGLVSHAVHAGGGHVIGIIPKSLMPREVTGEPVGEVRAVSGMHERKAEMARFADAFIALPGGYGTLEELLEVITWAQLGIHKKPVGLLNVDGFYDPLLSFIDLAVNEGFITEEARRIIIWAPTAKELVLKLEDYVPEYDVGLVWEDQKQNNLVPGLESGITSS; this is encoded by the exons ATGACCCCGACGACGGCGCTTGCGCTTGCATTGGAGGCTCCGCCGCCCGCGATGATCATCGAGGACGCGGCACCGACAGAGGAGTctagcagcggcggcggaggaggaggagatggcgcgcCGGAGCGGCGGTCCCGGTTCCGGCGGATCTGCGTCTACTGCGGCAGCGCCAAGGGGAAGAAGGCCAGCTACCAGGACGCCGCCGTCGACCTCGGCAACCAGCTG GTGGAGAGGGGCATAGACCTGGTCTACGGAGGTGGGTCCATCGGCCTCATGGGCTTGGTCTCCCATGCAGTTCATGCTGGAGGTGGCCATGTCATTGG GATAATTCCAAAATCACTCATGCCAAGAGAG GTAACCGGAGAGCCTGTCGGGGAAGTTAGAGCTGTTTCTGGCATGCATGAGAGGAAGGCCGAGATGGCTCGGTTTGCTGATGCTTTTATTGCTTTACCAG GTGGCTACGGAACCCTGGAGGAGTTGCTTGAGGTCATCACTTGGGCACAGCTAGGAATCCATAAGAAGCCG GTTGGCCTTTTGAACGTTGACGGATTCTATGATCCTCTTCTATCGTTCATCGACTTGGCTGTTAATGAAGGCTTCATCACGGAGGAGGCGAGGCGCATCATCATATGGGCTCCGACAGCCAAGGAGCTAGTTTTGAAATTGGAG GACTACGTCCCCGAGTATGATGTTGGCTTGGTTTGGGAGGACCAGAAGCAGAATAACCTGGTCCCTGGGCTGGAGTCTGGGATCACTTCATCCTGa